A stretch of Vigna angularis cultivar LongXiaoDou No.4 chromosome 4, ASM1680809v1, whole genome shotgun sequence DNA encodes these proteins:
- the LOC108343595 gene encoding DUF21 domain-containing protein At1g47330, which yields MAAEIPCCGTKFSLYVLVIVGLVCFAGLMAGLTLGLMSLGLVDLEVLMKSGRPQDRIHASKIYPVVKNQHLLLCTLLIGNSLAMEALPIFLDSLVHPAAAVLISVTLILMFGEILPQAICTRYGLTVGATMAPFVRVLLLVFYPVSYPISKVLDWMLGKGHAALLKRAELKTFVNFHGNEAGKGGDLTHDETTIITGALELTEKTAKDAMTPISKAFSLDLDATLNLETLNSIMTIGHSRVPVYAGEKTNIIGLVLVKNLFMVDSKAAVPLRKMVIRKIPRVSENMPLYDILNEFQKGHSHIAVVYKDLNSKNEAPKKVKDGEQHDLRDNYKNKGENAPLDKGSKLESGDTLATVTKIDGSQQAKKSPPATPAFKKRHRGCSYCILDLDNAPLPVFPPNEVVVGVITMEDVIEELLQEEILDETDEYVNIHNKIKVNMNASKEKASDTNLMQPSQEVQGQHTPTNSISTATSATGSPTTIDLISESESLRNQ from the exons ATGGCGGCGGAGATACCGTGCTGCGGGACAAAGTTCTCATTGTACGTGTTGGTGATCGTAGGATTGGTCTGCTTCGCGGGCCTAATGGCTGGTCTCACTCTCGGACTCATGTCTCTCGGACTCGTCGACCTCGAAGTTCTCATGAAATCTGGCCGTCCTCAGGATCGAATTCACGCTT CGAAAATTTATCCAGTGGTTAAGAATCAGCATCTTCTGCTTTGCACGCTTCTGATTGGAAACTCCTTAGCCATGGAG GCTCTTCCCATTTTTCTTGATTCGCTGGTGCATCCTGCTGCTGCAGTCTTGATTTCGGTCACTCTCATTCTCATGTTTGGAGAG ATATTGCCGCAGGCAATTTGCACAAGATATGGATTGACAGTTGGAGCAACGATGGCTCCATTTGTtcgtgttcttcttcttgttttctACCCGGTTTCTTATCCAATCAGCAAG GTTCTTGATTGGATGTTGGGTAAAGGACATGCTGCCCTTTTGAAGAGGGCAGAGCTCAAGACTTTTGTGAACTTTCATGGAAATGAG gcCGGTAAAGGAGGAGATTTAACTCATGACGAAACGACCATCATTACTGGGGCACTTGAGTTGACAGAAAAGACTGCAAAAGATGCCATGACTCCCATATCAAAGGCATTTTCCCTTGATCTGGATGCAACTCTAAATTT GGAGACACTGAATTCGATAATGACAATTGGTCATAGTAGAGTTCCAGTTTATGCAGGAGAGAAAACTAATATTATTGGACTTGTTCTG GTGAAAAATCTCTTTATGGTTGATTCAAAGGCTGCAGTTCCTCTAAGAAAAATGGTCATCAGAAAAATTCCTCG TGTTTCAGAGAACATGCCTCTGTATGATATTTTGAACGAATTTCAGAAGGGTCATAGTCATATTGCAGTAGTGTATAAGGATCTGAACAGTAAAAACGAGGCCCCAAAAAAGGTTAAAGATGGAGAACAGCATGATCTCAGGGACAACTATAAGAACAAGGGAGAGAATGCACCCTTGGATAAAG GTTCTAAATTGGAGTCAGGTGATACTTTGGCTACTGTTACTAAGATTGATGGTTCTCAACAAGCTAAGAAAAGTCCACCAGCAACTCCTGCTTTTAAAAAGCGACATAGAGGGTGTTCATATTGCATCCTGGACCTTGATAATGCGCCCCTGCCAGTATTTCCACCCAATGAAGTAGTTGTTGGTGTTATTACAATGGAGGATGTCATCGAAGAGCTTCTTCAG GAGGAGATATTGGATGAAACTGATGAATATGTCAATATCCATAACAA GataaaagttaacatgaatgcTTCAAAGGAGAAGGCTTCTGATACAAATCTGATGCAACCTTCTCAAGAGGTTCAAGGACAGCACACACCCACTAATTCAATTTCTACAGCTACTTCTGCAACAGGTTCACCTACGACAATCGATCTAATATCTGAAAGTGAGTCACTAAGGAATCAATAG